From the Catharus ustulatus isolate bCatUst1 chromosome 31, bCatUst1.pri.v2, whole genome shotgun sequence genome, the window gggatgggatgggagtggcactggggggcactgggagagctgagaTTGGGACAGGAatggcactgggggcactgggagagctgggatgggatgggatgggagtggcactggggagcactgggggtgctgggatgggatgggagtggcactggggagcactgggggtgctgggatgggatgggagtggcactgggagcGTTGGGACTGGGATGAgagtggcactggggctgctgggatTAGGATGGgagtggcactggggagggCTGTGGTGGGCATGGGATGGGCTCTGGGCAGactggcagccctggggtgggcactgggggggTTGTGGGCAGCACTGAGACAGAAGTTGgcagactgggagcactggggagcactgggaacactggggagcactggggagctctgggctcctggCCCCACATTTCCACCCCAGTCCTGCTTTCCTCCCCTCAGGGCAATCTGccaccaggacagggacacctgggcacaggctctggggacaaagtcaccccaaatcccccagagtGACACTCCTGTGCCCAGAGAAGGCTTTTGCTGTGCTTGGTACCTTGGAGCTCACAGGAGAGCCTGAGCCACTGCTCCAGCCACGCTCTGCACTCGGCCTGGCCCAGGTGAGTGGAGTTCAGCCCACGCAGGTAACAGGCCTGGGGagccacagacacacagacagacacagacagacacacagacacactcagggatgggcacacacagctccagcaccacaCCAAGACCCCCCCTCAAGGAGGAGAAGTGAagtgaggagctgctccccatcccaggtgtgaccccagagTGCAGAACTTCCCCAGGAGAGAACAACATCATCCCCCACAGCCATGCTGGTGACAGCTGAGGTGCCACAAAGCCCAGGACAGGTGTGCTGAGGTGTCCTCACCGCTCTGAGCTCCTCCTCAGAGAGCTGGGCCAGGCCCAGGTGCAGCAGGGCACGGTCCAGGTGCTGGATCTCCAGGACGTGGCTGCGCAGGCGGTGCCGCAGCAGGAAGGACGGTAAGTATGGAGTGAGGAACAGCACCTGGCTCAGGGCCCTCTGTGGGGACAAGGAGAGCACCTGTGACATGTCCAGCCCCTCCAAAACAGGGCTGGGATTGTCCAACCCTTCTCAAAACAGGGCTGGGACTGTCCAAACCCTCCCAAAACAGGGCTGGGACTGTCCAACCCCTCCTAAAACCCATTcaggcactcccacctgcccacatggctccaagctctgtccaacctggccctgaacacttccagggatggggaaatcCCTCCCATCACCTTTCCCACCTtcattccccaaatcctcctctgGGTtcattcccagcagctccacacccTGCAGATCTTTGGGGCCccacagctggaggcagcactgcaggtgagagctcacctgagcccccctcacctgctgccACAGGGTGGGGATGAGCCCAGGGCATCTCTGCAGCTTTCCCCCTGcacctgggctggttttgggtgggtgagcagctgggctgagctgaacTCACCACATGATCCACACGGAGCCTGTtgagtgccagcacagagccagagaaCAAActcctcacagccaggagctgggccaGGTCTGGGTGGGCACCTCCCTGCACCTGAAAGAGCCCCAGGAGTGCAGGTGGCACCTCTGGTGGGGGACAGGatgtcccacagctcccaggggtgctgggggcacAGAGATGGGCACAGAGATGGGTGGTGGGGGGCACAGAgttgggcacagccctgagggggTGGTGTTGGTGggggcacacacctgggcacagagccaggcaTAGAGCTGATAAGGGGTggtcctggggacacagagctgggcacagcccccaggggtggcactggggacacacacctgggcacagagctggggggtGACACTGGGCACACACACCCCAGGGTTGGTTCTGggggcacacacctgggcacacccccAGGGTTGGTTCTGGGgacacacacctgagcacagagctgggaggtgacactgggcacacacacctgggcacagagctgaggggGGTGgtgatggggacacagagctgagggatgacactggggacacacacctgggcacagagctgaggagTGGTGGGGGCACACCCCCAAGGGTTGGTGCTCAggacacacacctgggcacagctcccaggggtgacactgggcacacacacctgagcacagagctgggggagatggtgatggggacacagagctgaggaGTGATTCTgaggacacagagctgagggggtgacactgggcacacacacctgggcactgagctgaggGGTGACACTGGGCACACACACCCCAGGGTTGGTTCTGggcacacacacctgggcacagagctggggggtgacactgggcacacacacctgagcacagagctgctgcaggagctccctgggctggggctcaggcagGGACCCCGCTGCCAGCGCCAGGCCCCACAGCACGTCGGGGTACGAGTCCCTGCGGGTGCGCGCGTAGGCGTCCAGGAACTCCAGCTGCTGACTGGGCGTCCAGAAGTGACGGATCAGGAGCTGCCGGGGGAAGAAATacctggggagaggcaggagaggggatttagggcagggcagggggtgccaggctgggggacGAGCACAAGGAAAGCCCCTCAGGCTGAGGGAACACAACTGAACCCAGGAGCTGAGGGGTTCATTCCCAAAGGAATCAGGGAATCATTAAGGGTGGAAAAGCCTGAGGTCACCAGGACCATGCCCAGAGCTGTGAAatccccccagggatggggacaccccctGTCCTGTGCCATTTCCATGAGGAATTCTCCCCAAagtccaacctaaacctcccctccaggctgtttcctctgctcctgttccttgggagcacagcctgaccctcacctggctgtcccctcctgtcagggacttgtgcagacCAAggaggtccctcctgagcctcctttcctccagcctcagccccctcctggtgctccagcccctccctgtcctgcactGGGGACCCAAAACTGAGCCCAGCATTCAGGATGGGgcctcagctgtgccaggacagtgGCAtggacactgccctgtcccAATGGCCACATCCCTGTGGCCTCCTTGCCCACCCCAGgtgctttcctgctgctctgtccctggccTGGAGCATTCCATggtgagcccagggcaggacctggcacttggcctGGTCAATCCTCACCCTCTCAGTCCCAcagatccagcctggcctgggctctCTGGGGGGATCTGTCCCCCAGCAGATCTGCATTCCCCACATCCCCCCTGAGCTGAGGTCACAGGTAAGGACATTAACTGAGGGCAGGGGGGGAGGGTGGGATGGACAGAACTGCAAAATCCAaggagtttttattttattattattattgtgtatcaatattttattattattttattattctgttaattattatttattttattaaatgattTTAACTGATTGcacaatttctctgggattGCCAATCCAGCCCTCAGCTCCTCAGGGCTCAGTTTGTCCTCACAGTGAGAGATTCCTGCCTGCAGAAACCCCATCTGCCCAGAATTTGGGGATCAGGCCCCCCAAGGATGGGACACCCCAGTACTCACATCAGGACAACCACCAGGAAGTTGGCAAAGGGGGGGATGGCGATGATCCCGATGGGAATGGTCTTGAGCACATCCCTGCGGAACTGCCCGGCAGGAGGGAACACAGTGAGCACCTggcaccccaaactccccaaaaatccctgttccctgctggcTGCAACTCCCAGCCCTGTTTTGAGGCAGGGAACACCCACAGAACatttccagcccctctctggcagagcacagggttCACCTAGCAAAGCCACTCCATCTCAAGGTATGAGAGCACCTAAcacccaaactccccaaaattccagtcCCATTTGCAGCTCCCAGTCCCTGTTTTCAGGCAGGGAACATCCACAGAACatttccagcccctccctggcagagcacagggctcacCTGACAGAGCCACTCCATCTCCTGGTATGAGAACACCtaacacccaaaatccccaaaatccctgttcccctgctggctgcagcttccAGTCCCTGTTTTCAGGCAGGGAACACCCACAGAACatttccagcccctctctggcagagcacagggctcacCTGACAGAGCCACTCCATCTCCTGGTATGGGAGCACCTGCtgcccaaattcccaaaaatcacagtcccatctgcagctcccagtcccTGTTTTGAGGCAGGGAACACCACCAGAGGAGTTGCAGCCCCAtcctggcagagcacagggctcacCTAGCAAAGTCAGTCCACCCCCTGGTATGGGAGCACCTGCcacccaaactccccaaaatcctggtccccctgctggctgcagttcCCAGGCCCTGTTTTGAGGCAGGGAACACCCACAGAACATTTGCAGCccctccctggcagggctcagggctcacctGGCGCAGCCTCTCCATCTCCCGGTACGGGAGCTGCTGCGTGCTCAGCCGCTGCTGGGACATCTTGGatttgatcttcctgatctccttgGCCTCCAGGAAGAGAGCCTGGATTCCTGCAGGGCCAGAACTGCCTCAGCTGCTGATccctcccaggcagggacagctggtgCAGTCACTTCCCCCATTCCAAAATGAATCCTCCTTCCAAGAGCTGGGATCTTCTGTGTGGGTCCCAAATGTTTGGACTCCCCCCTCAACTCCCCCTTTTCAGGACCCACCTCTTGGAAAACTCCTTTTTGGAACACCCCACCCTCTCTCAGACCACTTTTCTGAACCCCTCTTTCAACAGCCACTTTTTAGGCTCTCCCACTCGGGACTCACCGTTTTTGAAGGTGTTGTAGAGCAGGTAGAACCTGGGGAAGCTCCTCTCCAGGTACTGCTCGTACCTGGCGCTGACCCGCCGGGCTGCGGCGGCCACGGCGGCCACGAGGGCGCGGGAGGTGGCGCGGGAGGAGAGCGAGCGCACCTGGGACCTGCGCAGctgggaacacacctgggaccTGCATCCCAACCCCCGCGTCAGCCCTGGCCGCGTTTGAGGCTCCTCGGAGAGGTGGAATAGAGGAACTGGGAGCaccccgggcagggctgggggtgagaATCAGGGTTCGGGGGGATTGAGGAGCTGCGGTTCTGATTTCAGAATTCCCGTGCCGGGCACTTCGGGGCTCGGGCAGGGGAGGGGAATTGGGGAGGGCAGAAACGCGTGGTACCGGGGTAGGGAACAACACCACGGTAATGGAAATTTGTGCAATAACGGGGGTGGGTACTGAGGGCTGGGGAATGGGtgggggggacacagccaggaccgGGTAGCAACCGGAGAAGATGAGGGGAGTAACTGGATGAGTATTTGGCGAAGGATCACGGTGTGGTCCGTATTTAGCGGGGGCGGCCGTCGGTATTGGAAGGAATTGGGGTTGCGCTCGGTGTTTAGGGGTTCAAGGCTGCGTCGGGGGTGGGTCACCATGAGAGGGGCTGGTGCCAAGGGACATGGCTGCCCCACGGGGGCCGCGGCTTACCTGGGCACGCCcagaaagagctgcagctgtATCCGCTCCCGAGGGGGGCTCAGGGCGGCGGGGCCGAGGCGCCAGATCCCCCCTCGGGCCGCGGCCCTGGACAGCGCCATCTTGGCGGTCACAGGGCGGTGATCACGTGGGGCCGCGAGCGCTGATTGGCTGCGGAACCGGAAGTGCCCCTCACTGTGGGCTCCGTGTCTGCCCCGAGCCCCCCACTTTCCGTTCCCCCGGCAGGACTGGGCCCTCTCCGGTTCCGTCCCGGTGGCGGCGGTTCCGTGCTGGGGCTGTCGGTGACCCGGGACCCTCCTCCTGCTTTAACCCTTTCCCAGCCCTCAGGGGGCCGTGCTGCCCCTCCTCACTGTCCCCGAGCAGCCCAAACCCCGCGGCGGAGGGCCCGGGACCCCCGAGCCCCTCCCCGGTGCCTCCCGGGTCACCGACACCGAGCAGGCCCCTCCGCctgtccctcccttcccagggcGGCCCAACCGGTTGTTCCCGCATCCCCAAGGCCCCACGTGGGCcgtgtttgttttcctcattcCAGGTGCCGGAACAAACATTGTCCAAGGATTTTCGGGAACcacctgccctgagctctgtgggcGCAGCCGCCGCTCCTCAGCCATTCCCAAACCAGGGccattcccagatcccagccagGCCTGGCGAGCCCCGGGAATGCTTTGCCTTCCTTGCAGCCCCTCGGGAATGCtttgccctccctgcagcaccccgGGAATGCTTTGCCGTCCTTGCAGCCCCCCGGGGATGCTTTGCCCTCCCTGCAGACCCCCGGGGATGCTTTGCCCTCCTTGCAGTCCCCCGGGAATGCTTTGCCTTCCTTGCAGCCCCTCGGGAATGCtttgccctccctgcagcaccccaggaaTGCTTTGCCCTCCTTGCAGACCCCAGGAATGCTTTGCCCTCTTTGCAGCACCCCAGGAATGCTTTGCCCTCCTCGCAGCCCCTCGGGGATGCTTTGCCCTCTTTTCAGCACCCCGGGAATGCTTTGCCTTCCTTGCAGCCCCTCGGGAATGCtttgccctccctgcagcaccccaggaaTGCTTTGCCCTCCTTGCAGACCCCAGGAATGCTTTTTCCTCCTCGCAGCCCCTCGGGGATGCTTTGCCGTCCTTGCAGCCCCTCGGGAATGCTTTGCCCTCCTTGCAGACCCCAGGAATGCTTTGCCCTCCTTGCAGACCCCAGGAATGCTTTTCCCTCTTTGCAGCACCCCGGGGATGCTTT encodes:
- the LETMD1 gene encoding LETM1 domain-containing protein 1 produces the protein MALSRAAARGGIWRLGPAALSPPRERIQLQLFLGVPRSQVCSQLRRSQVRSLSSRATSRALVAAVAAAARRVSARYEQYLERSFPRFYLLYNTFKNGIQALFLEAKEIRKIKSKMSQQRLSTQQLPYREMERLRQFRRDVLKTIPIGIIAIPPFANFLVVVLMYFFPRQLLIRHFWTPSQQLEFLDAYARTRRDSYPDVLWGLALAAGSLPEPQPRELLQQLCAQVQGGAHPDLAQLLAVRSLFSGSVLALNRLRVDHVRALSQVLFLTPYLPSFLLRHRLRSHVLEIQHLDRALLHLGLAQLSEEELRAACYLRGLNSTHLGQAECRAWLEQWLRLSCELQASEASLLAHSMVLLSLNYSQPPE